The following is a genomic window from Pseudomonas sp. FP2335.
AGGCAGATGGCGTTGTTGTAGAATGCTGGGAAAGGTGTACTTTTTCTGTAGGAATAGTCTCACTTTGACATCACTGAAACCCGCGATCTAGAGCGGTTCATTCAGTTTGAGTTAAGTTTCGGCGGCTACCTTGTTCAGCGAGTGACTGATGAGTCGGCAGTCTGATTTGTGGCATTTGCAACAAATTGCATTGGCCTGGCGTCGAACTGGCTTGAACACTCCCCTGCATTAACCAAGAGGATGAATCATGAGTGATAAGGATAAACAGCCGTTGGCTGCGTCGGCTTCAGCCCCTGAGGTGGCGGAATCCGCCGATGCAGCGCTAAAGCATATCGTTGACGGCTTTTTGCATTTCCATCACGACGTCTTCCCCCAGCAGGAAGAACTCTTCAAGAAACTCGCCACGGCCCAGAGCCCGCGGGCGATGTTCATTACCTGCGCCGATTCGCGCATCGTCCCCGAGCTGATTACCCAGAGCTCACCGGGCGACCTGTTCGTGACCCGTAACGTCGGCAACGTGGTGCCGCCCTACGGCCAGATGAATGGGGGTGTTTCCACTGCCATCGAGTACGCCGTACTCGCCCTGGGCGTCCAGCACATCATTGTCTGCGGGCACTCCGATTGCGGTGCGATGCGTGCGGTGCTCAACCCCGACAGCCTGGAAAAAATGCCGACGGTGAAGGCCTGGTTGCGGCATGCCGAGGTCGCCAAGACCATGGTCCATGACAACTGCGACTGCGCCAACGAAGGCGAGAGCATGAAGGTGCTGACCGAAGAAAACGTCATCGCCCAGCTACAACATTTGCGCACCCACCCCTCCGTGGCTTCGCGCATGGCCAATGGTCATTTGTTTATCCATGGTTGGATCTACAACATCGAGACCAGCGAAATCCGCGCCTACGATGCCGATCAGGCCACGTTCAGACCGTTGAACGGCGAAGGGCCGATTCCTTGCGCGACGCCTAAAGCGCGCTTCTAAAACACTTCCCTGCCGGGTGATGCGGTGGCTGCCATGGATGCAGCCAGGCATTACCGCGCCCGGCGAATGCCTCGGGAGAGTCATCATGCGTGCTGCTCAATTGAAAGCTGTATTGCCACGGGAGCTGCTCGCCTCGGTGGTTGTGTTTCTGGTCGCCCTGCCCCTGTGCATGGGCATCGCGATTGCTTCCGGGATGCCGCCGGCCAAGGGGTTGATCACCGGGATTATCGGTGGCCTGGTGGTCGGTTGGCTGGCGGGCTCGCCGCTGCAGGTCAGCGGTCCGGCGGCGGGTCTGGCGGTGTTGGTGTTCGAGTTGGTGCGCCAACACGGAATGATGATGCTGGGGCCGATCCTGCTGCTGGCGGGCTTCCTGCAACTGGTGGCTGGGCGTTTGCGCCTGGGCTGCTGGTTCCGCGTGACGGCACCGGCGGTGGTGTACGGCATGTTGGCGGGGATTGGCGTGCTGATTGTGCTGTCGCAGATCCATGTGATGCTCGACGGCGCGCCCAAACCCTCCGGGCTGGATAACCTGGCAGGTTTCCCGGCTGCGGTGGCGCAAGCGATTCCGAGCCTGGGCTGGCAAGCCGGCTTGCTTGGCTTGTCGACGATGCTGGTGATGTACCTGTGGGACAAATTCCGCCCGCAATCCCTGCGGTTTGTGCCCGGCGCGCTGTTGGGTGTGGGGCTGACCACGCTTGTCAGCCTGTTGCTGGTGTTGCAGGTCAAGCGGGTGGAGGTCCCGGAAAACCTCGCCGATGCCATCGATTGGCTGCGCCCCAGCGACCTGCTGAACCTGGCTGATCCGCAGCTGTTGATCGCCGCCTTTGCCGTGGCGTTTATCGCCAGTGCCGAAACCCTGCTCTCCGCAGCGGCGGTGGACCGCATGCACAGCGGCCAGCGCTCGGATTTCGACAAGGAGTTGTCGGCTCAAGGTGTCGGCAACATGCTGTGTGGTCTGGTTGGCGCCCTGCCGATGACTGGTGTGATCGTGCGCAGTTCGGCCAACGTGCAGGCCGGCGCCACCACGCGCTTGTCGGCCATGTTCCATGGCCTGTGGCTGCTGGCCTTCGTGTTGTTGCTGTCGAGTGTGCTGCAAAGCATCCCGGTGGCGAGCCTGGCGGGCGTGCTGGTGTACACCGGGATCAAGCTGGTGGACATCAAGGCGTTCAAGGCCCTGGGGCGTTACGGGCGGATGCCGATGTTCACCTATGCGGCGACTGCGCTGGCGATCATCTTTACCGACCTGCTGACCGGTGTACTGGTGGGGTTCGGGCTGACGCTGGTCAAGCTGGCGCTCAAGGCCTCGCGTCTGAAAGTGAGCCTGATCGACTTGCCGCAGGATGGTGAGATGGAGCTGCGTTTGAGTGGCGCGGCGACGTTCCTGAAAGTGCCGGCGCTGACCCAGGTGCTGTCGGCGGTGCCGGCGGGGACGACCGTACATGTGCCGCTGAACAACCTGAGTTACATCGACCATTCCTGCCTGGAGTTGCTGGAGGAGTGGGGGCGGGCCAATGCGGCGAAGGGGTCGAAGCTGGTGATCGAGGCGCGCGGGTTGAAGCGGCGTTTGGAGGGGCGGGTCAGAACGACGACGGGGATAGGCTCCGCACCCGCAACAGGCTGACGAAACCGAATCAAAAATGTGGGAGCGGGCAAGCCC
Proteins encoded in this region:
- a CDS encoding carbonic anhydrase, with translation MSDKDKQPLAASASAPEVAESADAALKHIVDGFLHFHHDVFPQQEELFKKLATAQSPRAMFITCADSRIVPELITQSSPGDLFVTRNVGNVVPPYGQMNGGVSTAIEYAVLALGVQHIIVCGHSDCGAMRAVLNPDSLEKMPTVKAWLRHAEVAKTMVHDNCDCANEGESMKVLTEENVIAQLQHLRTHPSVASRMANGHLFIHGWIYNIETSEIRAYDADQATFRPLNGEGPIPCATPKARF
- a CDS encoding SulP family inorganic anion transporter — protein: MRAAQLKAVLPRELLASVVVFLVALPLCMGIAIASGMPPAKGLITGIIGGLVVGWLAGSPLQVSGPAAGLAVLVFELVRQHGMMMLGPILLLAGFLQLVAGRLRLGCWFRVTAPAVVYGMLAGIGVLIVLSQIHVMLDGAPKPSGLDNLAGFPAAVAQAIPSLGWQAGLLGLSTMLVMYLWDKFRPQSLRFVPGALLGVGLTTLVSLLLVLQVKRVEVPENLADAIDWLRPSDLLNLADPQLLIAAFAVAFIASAETLLSAAAVDRMHSGQRSDFDKELSAQGVGNMLCGLVGALPMTGVIVRSSANVQAGATTRLSAMFHGLWLLAFVLLLSSVLQSIPVASLAGVLVYTGIKLVDIKAFKALGRYGRMPMFTYAATALAIIFTDLLTGVLVGFGLTLVKLALKASRLKVSLIDLPQDGEMELRLSGAATFLKVPALTQVLSAVPAGTTVHVPLNNLSYIDHSCLELLEEWGRANAAKGSKLVIEARGLKRRLEGRVRTTTGIGSAPATG